In Buchnera aphidicola (Floraphis choui), the genomic stretch TTATGGTTAGATAACGTTTTACAAACTCGTAAAGGTACTGCAGTATCATTAGGAGTGATATTGTTACATATTGCTCAACAGCTTTGTCTTCCTCTTATGCCTGTTACGTTTCCTACTCAACTTATTTTGCGTTCTGATGAATTTAATAAAAAAATGTGGTTAATAGATCCATTTAATGGAGAAACATTGAGTGAACATATTTTAAAAGTTTGGTTAAAAGGAAATATTAGCCCTACAGCAGAATTATATGAAAATGATTTAGATACAGTTCAATATTCAACAGTTATTCGAAAAATGCTTGATACATTAAAGAATGCATTAATAGAAGAAAAAAAAATAGAGTTAGCATTAAATGTTAGTAACGTTTTATTAAAAATAAATCCTAATGATCCTTATGAGATACGTGATCGAGGATTAATATATGCTCAATTAGAATGTAATCATGTTGCATTAACTGATTTGATTTATTTCGTAGAGCATTGTCCTGAAGATCCTATTAGTGAAATAATTAAGATTCAAATTCATTCGATAAAAAAAAAGCAAATGGTATTACATTAAATAGCTACCTATTTTATTTTTTATAAATATAATTTAAAATATATTATATTTTAAATACATATTATATAAACACTAATGTTAGTAAGTATATTTAAATTGTTTTTATTAAAAAATAAAAGTTTGTTTTTTAATACAAACAAATTGGTTATGTTATTTATATTAATTAATTATTTTAAAGTAATTTTAGTTTTTAATTTAAGTGATATTAAACATAAAATATCTTAAGATTTATTATGAGAATAAAGCTATTACACATTGTTAAGAATATATCGTGACAATGTATTAGGTGTTATTGGCATATGACGTTTATGTTTAGTGTTTATGAAGTATTTTTCAATTATTAGTTGGCTTCTTTTATTAATTTTTTTTCCTTCTAGATAAGAATCAATATCAAGATAGGTAATTCCTAAAATTTCTTCATCAGTTTTGTATGGATATGTATCTTCTAAGTTTGCTCTAGGTGATTTAAGATATAAGTGAGGCGGGCATTTTAGTTCCTTTAGCAAAAGTTTTCCTTGTTTTTTATTTAATTCTGAAATGGGATTAATATCTGATCCTCCATCTCCATATTTTGTAAAAAACCCAGTAACAGCTTCTGAGGCATGATCAGTTCCGATTACTATTCCGTTATTTATACTTGCAATATTGTATTGTATTTTCATTCTTTCTCTAGCTTTATTATTTTCTCGCATATGATTAGATATACTTACTCCAGCATTTTTTAATGATTTTTCAGTACTCAGTACAGAATTTTTAATATCAATATTTAACGTTGTTTCTGGTTGAATAAAATTTATTGCATCTTGGCAATCTTGAAAATCTATGTGTTTTCCATATGGTAAACATAGTAAAATTAGTTTATAAATTTTATTATTTTTGTGTTTATTTAAATCTT encodes the following:
- the sirB1 gene encoding invasion regulator SirB1; the protein is MTSFFSCDISKLPLCESIIATLRLIRLDFPADIVIKELKNRVEEARSYIESEKNIHYKLKKLIELFYDHWKFGGATGIYKLSDVLWLDNVLQTRKGTAVSLGVILLHIAQQLCLPLMPVTFPTQLILRSDEFNKKMWLIDPFNGETLSEHILKVWLKGNISPTAELYENDLDTVQYSTVIRKMLDTLKNALIEEKKIELALNVSNVLLKINPNDPYEIRDRGLIYAQLECNHVALTDLIYFVEHCPEDPISEIIKIQIHSIKKKQMVLH
- the nadE gene encoding ammonia-dependent NAD(+) synthetase encodes the protein MSLQQKIIRDLGVKSTINPKYEIYRIINFIKTYLLNYTNITTLVLGISGGQDSTLTGKLCQLTIQDLNKHKNNKIYKLILLCLPYGKHIDFQDCQDAINFIQPETTLNIDIKNSVLSTEKSLKNAGVSISNHMRENNKARERMKIQYNIASINNGIVIGTDHASEAVTGFFTKYGDGGSDINPISELNKKQGKLLLKELKCPPHLYLKSPRANLEDTYPYKTDEEILGITYLDIDSYLEGKKINKRSQLIIEKYFINTKHKRHMPITPNTLSRYILNNV